The following are encoded in a window of Castanea sativa cultivar Marrone di Chiusa Pesio chromosome 9, ASM4071231v1 genomic DNA:
- the LOC142608866 gene encoding serine/threonine-protein phosphatase 7 long form homolog, with amino-acid sequence MDPHRAGPSIGTVLTRQPMHRLSLLWDAPLAGEEVPGVLTCRHRDKGLFDGLLDPRIATYITNAGLDGLLRVPHMDLDHALITVLVERWRPETHSFHLPHGEMTITLQDIEVIMGVPVHGLPVVGFTHMDNWRDFCMDLLGLADTIQKPTAIVLCWIMQNMSMNLMTYFSAAQLTLPDVYAI; translated from the exons ATGGACCCACATCGAGCAGGACCCTCTATAGGGACTGTCTTGACGAGGCAACCTATGCATCGTTTAAGTTTGCTTTGGGATGCTCCTTTGGCAGGCGAG GAAGTGCCAGGTGTTCTGACTTGTCGTCACCGAGATAAAGGTCTGTTTGATGGTTTGTTAGATCCACGGATTGCCACTTATATCACAAATGCGGGGTTAGATGGGCTACTTCGGGTCCCACATATGGACCTTGACCATGCACTAATCACGGTCTTAGTGGAGAGATGGCGGCCAGAGACGCACTCATTCCACTTACCCCACGGTGAAATGACCATCACGCTACAAGACATAGAGGTCATCATGGGGGTACCTGTACATGGCTTGCCGGTGGTAGGATTTACCCATATGGACAACTGGCGTGACTTTTGCATGGATTTGCTAG GTCTTGCTGACACAATTCAGAAGCCTACCGCCATTGTATTGTGTTGGATCATGCAAAACATGTCTATGAATCTG ATGACTTATTTCTCAGCAGCTCAACTAACACTTCCGGATGTTTATGCCATTTGA
- the LOC142609508 gene encoding non-specific lipid-transfer protein 3-like, which translates to MASSVVFKLACFAFVCIVVSTAPKAEAEIQCGQVVRYLTPCISYVANGGTVPAECCSGIKSLYSLAQTTADRQSVCKCLKQAVSGVPYTAFNLGLAAGLPNKCGVNIPYKISPSTDCSNVK; encoded by the exons ATGGCTAGCTCTGTTGTGTTTAAGCTGGCATGCTTTGCGTTTGTGTGCATTGTGGTAAGTACTGCACCAAAGGCCGAAGCAGAAATACAATGTGGCCAAGTGGTGAGGTACTTGACCCCATGCATTTCTTATGTAGCCAATGGTGGCACTGTACCAGCTGAATGCTGCAGTGGGATCAAGTCTCTCTATAGCTTGGCTCAGACCACAGCAGACCGCCAAAGCGTTTGCAAGTGTCTAAAGCAAGCTGTGAGCGGGGTTCCATACACTGCTTTCAATCTTGGTCTTGCAGCTGGACTTCCTAACAAATGTGGAGTTAACATTCCTTACAAGATCAGCCCCTCTACCGACTGCAGCAA CGTGAAGTGA